The DNA segment TAATATTATTGCAGATGCTTATGATGGAACAAAGAACTACAGCACTATCATAAAAGACGAGGCTGTATCTTATACTAATAATATGTGGCAAACGACTTCAACTCACTATTGGCCGGGAGCTGCTAATAAAACAGTTAGCTTCTATGCATACTACCCTACTAGCATTTATAGCAGTATTACTCATACTGCTGGATCTGCACCAACTTTATCATACACTGTTCCAAATGATGCTGCAAGCCAAATCGATATAATAACCGCTACAGGGAATAATGTTAGTGGAAATACTAATGCATCTACACCTTTAGCATTTAATCATATCTTTGCGGCTGTAAAGTTTGCAGTAGGAACCAATGGGCTACCTAGTGGAATTGTAAAATTAATAACGATAAGTGGAATAAACAATTCAGGCACATATACTTTTGGCAGTGGATGGACTCTAGGTTCAACAACATCTTCATTTACAGTCTCACCATCTACTGTAATAACAGGTTCGGCTGGAGCAAATATTACATCTGATGCTTTTACTATGATGATGATTCCTCAAACGTTCAGCAATGCAAGTGTTACATTGCTATATAGTAATGGAACTACATTCTCTACTACAATATCAGGTACATGGAATGCTGGCAGTTTTTATACTTATCATCTGTCTAAAACTATAATTTATAATTATGATTATACAGGTGCATCACAGACTTTTAAAGCACCTTATACAGGTACTTATAAACTTGAAGTATGGGGAGCGCAAGGTGGATGCGCAACGAATAGTCCTGTAAGTGACTCAGACATAGGCAAAGGAGGTTATTCTTATGGTACAATACATCTTTTAGAAAATGAAACTTTATATATTTGCGTAGGAGGAACCGGCAATTCT comes from the Xylanibacter oryzae DSM 17970 genome and includes:
- a CDS encoding fimbrillin family protein; the encoded protein is MFRKFERNKYIDLLCSLYLLLVVVLCISSCTSEYNIFDNNSKLLNFSVSVPSWKNNDSTPNSRTRATPISGTSLGTSSSFNIIADAYDGTKNYSTIIKDEAVSYTNNMWQTTSTHYWPGAANKTVSFYAYYPTSIYSSITHTAGSAPTLSYTVPNDAASQIDIITATGNNVSGNTNASTPLAFNHIFAAVKFAVGTNGLPSGIVKLITISGINNSGTYTFGSGWTLGSTTSSFTVSPSTVITGSAGANITSDAFTMMMIPQTFSNASVTLLYSNGTTFSTTISGTWNAGSFYTYHLSKTIIYNYDYTGASQTFKAPYTGTYKLEVWGAQGGCATNSPVSDSDIGKGGYSYGTIHLLENETLYICVGGTGNSATGGYNGGYRIFGYGGGGGGASHITKTNNRGTLSNYVNNQDEVLIVAGGAGGVDFYGYSGYGGGITGGSGYYNGITTTGGSQTSTGSGAYVGSFGTGGFGYTNSTPETSSDWGACGGGGWYGGAGTNIVSGGGGGGGSGHIGTGVTGTTVAGNQTFISPFGGTETGHSGNGYARITFVSAN